The genomic window GAAGAGTATTCTATTATTGTTAAGGATATAGAAACCATGGAGCCAATACAAAATGCTACGGTTAAAATAATGAAAACACAGCAAATTTTATTGAGCAATGAAGAAGGAAAAGTTACTTTTATGCTAACTGGTGGATCTAATGTTCAGGTTTCTGAAACTAATTATGAAGATTTGACCGTACGCTGGACTTCTTTGAACGGAGAGCAAAAATTTGTTGTTTATTTAAAGAGCAAAAACAATAAATTAGATGAAGTAGTTTTGTCTAAGGAATCTCCAGAAAAAACACTTCAGAAATTGGTTAACAATTCTACAAAGAAAATTAGCATTTCCCATAGACAGAAAGTATATGTGAGAGAGTTTTTTATGCTCGACAATCAGTACACGTATTATAATGATGGTTTGGTGAATTTTCAATTTGATAAAAATAATAATGAAACCACTTTACTGGTGGAGCAAAATCGTTCTTACGGATTATTAGAAGCAGATGTAAGTGCTGATTTGAAAGGGTATAATTTGAATGATATAATGGAGAATTATTCGAATTTTAAATACTTAAAACCTTTATTGGATTCAAAAGCCAAAAAGGAATATGATTTTACAACTAAAGGACATTCTAAAAATAAAGATTACTACGTAATGTCAGTTGTTCCGCTGGATAAAGCTAAAGAAGCAATTGATAATTTTGAAATCATTTATGATCCTTTAAAAAAGATTATTGTGGAATTTACTATTTCTGTTACGCCTGCAACTCTTGATAAAGTGGAAGAGAAGACAAAAGAAGGTGATAAAAACATGACAAAATCATTTGTTAAAGTAAATTATAGATGGGATGGAACTGATTACTACTTATTGAGCTCCAATGAAGAAATTGGCTATAATCTTGTTTTGAAGGATAAAACTAAAAATATTCAAGTAAGAAATAGTTTTGTTACAACAGGTTTTAATAAACAGAATTTTACTTATAATGAAAGTGACGTCTTTAAAGAAAAATCGCTTTTTAATAAGAAAAACAAAATCCTGACCAATTATTGGGACATTTCAGGATTTACAGCTACCGATGAAGAAAAAGCAATCATCGCATCTTTAGAGTTTAAATTGTAATTATAAATAGAAATGAAAAATCCTGAACATTATGTTCAGGATTTTTTTTGTTTTATGTCAGGCTAAGCAAATTCGAAGCCTTTTTTTAAAAATTAAATCCAAGTCTTGCATAGTAATAAGCTCCGCTGAAACCCATTTGTACAGCATCCCAATAACCTCCAGCTTCTGTATTTCCTTGTTCGTCCTGTTTAGTTGGGTATACATTAAATAAGTTGTTGCTTCCTAAAGTCAGTTTTAAGCTTTTTGTAAATTGATATCCAACAGTTAAATCAGTAATCAATCTTGGGTTGTAAACATCGTCTTCATCAGCATAATCAACCAAAACTACTTTGCTGAAACGAGTAAAAGCTAATCCTGCATCAAATTTGTTTTTTGCATAAGTAAGGTTTAAACCAAATTTATTGTCTGGAGCAGAAGCCAGTAAAAATGCTTTTTCGCGTTTTCCGAAGAAAATAGCTTCGTCAAGAGTGCCATTTTTAACCTTGTCAATTTTCATGTCGTTGATGTTTCCTACTAAAGTGGCACCAAATTGGCCGAAATCAAAGTTTTTCTTCCAAGAGAAAACCAAATCCAAACCATGTGTGCTTGTGTCAACTCCATTTACGAAAAATTGAGCTTCGGAAACACCAAGATTTAAAGAACTGGCATCAAAATATCCAGTCAAAACAATACGGTCTTTTACCTGAATATAATAGCCGTCAACTGTAGCTGTAAAATCGCCAAAAGATGCCGTAAAACCTAAAGAAGCATTTACTGCTTTTTCTTCATTCAATTTCTGAATTCCGAACGCTCTTGTTACTGGGCTATCGTTTGGTGCCAATAATACTTCTGTTGCCCCGCTGGCATTAAAGTTGGTAAAACGTAAATTATAATAAATTTGAGCTAAAGATGGCGCACGGAAACCTGTGCTTATCGATCCTCTAGCGTTGATATGATCTGTAAGTTTAAGCCTTGAGGCTAATTTTCCGTTTAGTGTACTTCCAAAATCACTGTAATTTTCAAAACGTAAAGCTCCGCTTAACATCCAAGCTTCAGTAACATCCAATTCGGCATCAGTATAAAGAGAGAAGTTAGTTCTGTCTTTATTTACTTCGTTGGCAGGGCTGTATCCAGGGAAACCTTGCGAACCTCCAGGTCTTGGTTCTCCAGTTACAGGGTCAATTGGTGCGCTTTGCGTTGTCGGATCGGTAATAGGTTTTCCGTTTGTATCATAAGTTGCGTATGAACCTTCTTCGCCAGCAAAAATTTCAAATTGCTCCACTCTAAATTCAGCTCCAAAAGCAATATTTAAACCTTTTAAAACATCTCCATAATTTTTAGAAATATCAAAATTTGTGGTGTTTTGAAGTAAACTGTGTCCTCCAGCATCAAATTCATGAGGAGATTTTTCTTCAAGAGAAGCATTTATAGTTCCTTTAATATCGTATTGGAATTTGTTTTTACCAAAAGTATTGCTCAAATCAAATTTCCATCCGCCAGAAGATTCAGTTCTAATTCCTGCTGCGATAGAATTATCATTAATTTTAGAAGTAATTCTTGGCGTGTATCCACCTGGATAAACAGATTCTACAACTCTTTCGCCATCATTTCTGGTAAAAGCATAAGCATCTGTATCTCTAAAATTGCTTCCGCCAAAAGCGTAAAATTCAGTTTTTTCAGAAATAGGAATTGCTAAATTGGCGAACAAGTTAACGCCTGTCATTTCAGCATCTCCAAAACCTTTTCTAAAATCGTAAGCAGGTCTTAGCGTTTTGTTTTTGCTTAAAAATTCTCCCGTAACATTTACATAACCGCCTTTAGAGCCAATTCCTGTTCCGTAGTTTGCTGCTACTCTTACTGAACCTCCATCGAAATCCTGATCTTTTCCATAAGAGTTTCCGTTTCCATTCTGATCCAATCTAAATCCTTTTGTATTTGGAGTCCCTGGCAAGAATTCGCCTTTGGCATGTGTGTTAAAAACACCATACGTAACAGAGCCTGTTAATTCGTCAACGTTGTCATTTGTCACAATATTAATAACTCCGGCAATGGCATCAGAACCATATTGAGCAGAGGCACCGTCGCGCAGAATTTCAATTCTTTTAATAGATGCGGCAGGAATCGCATTCAAATCTGTTCCTGTATTACCGCGCCCGCGCGTTCCAAATAAATTGATTAGAGAAGATTGATGCCTTCTTTTTCCGTTAATCAAAACCAAGGTCTGATCTGGTCCCATACCTCTCAAAGAAGCAGGGTCAACGTGGTCGGCACCATCAGATCCCGATTGTTTATTGGCATTAAATGAGGGAGCGACGTATTGCAATAGCTGATTAATTTCGATTTTTCCGCTTTGCGTCGTAACATCTTTTACATTGATTACATCAATAGGAACTGCCGAATTTACAACGGTTCTCTTAGCATTTCTGGAACCAACCACAACAACGTCATTTAAAACCTGACCATCATTTTCACTTAATGTAACATTTATTTTATCTCCAGAAGCTGTTTTTTCAACTGTTGTAAATCCTACATAACTGAAAACCAAAGTTGCGCCTTCTTTAACTTTTATTCTGAAGCTTCCCTCAAAATCGGTAGAAACACCATTAGAAGTTCCTTTTTCGACAATATTAACACCTGGAAGTGGGTTTCCAGTTTTATCTTTTACAAGACCCGAGACCTCTTTTTGTGCAAAAAGAAATGCTGAATTCAGCAGAAATAGTAATAATGCAATCTTTTTCATAGTTGTTGGTTTATTGGTTTGTTTTTTGTTAATCAGTTTTATAAAAGTAATGTTTTTTAACAAAAATTTAATAAAATGTTTAAAAATTTCATTACGTATATCTAAAATTATATTATTGGCCATTTTTACTTCGTGCAAGAGCTATTAAATCTTATATTTGCAAAATTTTAAAGCCAAAAAATAGCATTTTGGCAGAAAATAATAAAAACAGGTAAATCATAAGGCATTAAATCACAGGGTTTAATGTTAAGGGCTGAATTTGAAGGCTCGCATAAAATAAATAGAAACAAACAGATGAAAGCAGGAATTGTAGGATTACCAAATGTTGGAAAATCAACATTATTTAATTGTTTATCTAATGCAAAAGCGCAGAGTGCGAACTTTCCGTTTTGTACAATCGAGCCAAATATTGGTGTTGTAAACGTTCCAGATCCAAGAATCAATAAATTGGAAGAATTGGTAAAACCAGAGCGCGTTCAAATGGCAACTGTAGATATCGTTGATATTGCAGGTTTGGTAAAAGGAGCAAGTAAAGGTGAAGGTCTTGGAAACCAGTTTTTAGGAAACATTAGAGAGTGTAATGCTATCATTCACGTTTTACGTTGTTTTGATAATGATAATATTGTGCACGTTGACGGAAACGTAAACCCAATTCGTGATAAAGAAACTATCGATATCGAATTGCAGTTAAAAGATTTAGAAACAATCGAAAAACGTTTAGAGAAAGTAAAACGTGCTGCAAAAACAGGAAATAAAGAGGCTCAAACAGAAGAAGCTTTATTGAACAGAATTAGAGAAGCATTATTGCAAGCAAAATCTGCAAGAACAATTGTTCCTCAAAATAATGACGAAGAAGTTCTTATGGAAAGTTTCCAATTAATCACTGCAAAACCAGTTTTATACGTTTGTAACGTTGACGAAAGTTCTGCAGTAAACGGAAACAAATATGTGGATCAAGTTCGTGAATTAGTAAAAGATGAAGAAGCTGAAGTTATTGTGCTTTCAGTAGGAGCAGAAGCTGATATCACAGAATTAGAAAGCTACGAAGAGCGTCAGGTTTTTCTTGAAGATATGGGATTAGAAGAGCCAGGAGCATCAGTTTTAATTCGTGCAGCTTACAAATTATTAAAACAGCAAACGTATTTTACAGCTGGTGTAAAAGAAGTTCGTGCTTGGACAATCAATATCGGAGCTACAGCGCCACAAGCAGCTGGAGTTATCCACACAGATTTTGAAAAAGGATTTATCCGTGCTGAGGTGATTTCATACGATGATTACGTTCAATACGGTTCTGAAGCAAAAGCAAAAGAAGCTGGAAAATTCAGAGTTGAAGGAAAAGAATATATCGTGAAAGATGGTGATGTAATGCATTTCCGTTTTAACGTTTAGTCTTTTTTTCTTGAGATAAAAGAGTAAAGAAGAAAGATAATAGAGTAAAACTGCTGGAGGGATTCAGCAGTTTTTTTATACTTAAAATTAAAGTTCTCTTTTGTCAGGCTGAGCGAAGTCCAAGCCCGCACAAAGATTGGAAATACTTTAGGGAATTTCTAATGTGTCCTTCGACTTCGCTCAGGAAGAAAAAGAACGAGGATAGAAATAAAAAAAAATCTGTTTAAATCTGCGCTTTCGCGAAAGCGAATCAGTAAAATCCGCGTCCCATTTTAGCAACTGAAAATTTTTGGCTCAAAAATTGGTTACAGAAAAATTAACCAATTACTAATCTAAAATCAATCAATCAAAATGCTAAAAAAATCATTCAAAATTCTAGGCTGGATGCTTTTCGGAATTTTCAGTTTTCTTGCTTTGTACATTTCTTCTGTTTTAATCATTTCTAAAATTACGGTAAATTCAGATGTCGCTCAGGTCGAAGAACAAAATGCAATTCCTATTTATATTCTATCAAATGGAGTTCATACTGATATTGTGGTTCCGATAAAAAATGAAATTAAAGATTGGCGAAGCGAAATTCAATTTAGCCAGACACAATCAAAAGATTCTTTAATGAATTATATCGCTTTTGGCTGGGGAGATAAAGGCTTTTATTTGGAAACGCCAGAATGGTCAGATTTAAAAGCAAGTACAGCTTTCAAAGCTGCATTCGGAATCAGTTCTTCCGCTGTACATGCGACGTTTTTTAAGCAATTAAGAGAAGGTGAAGACTGCAAACGAATTTTAGTTTCAAAAGAAAATTATCAAAACTTAGTCAATTATATTTCAAATAGTTTTAGTGATCCAATTCATCCACAATGGATTGAAGGTCACAGTTATGGAAAAAAAGATGCTTTCTATGAAGCAAGAGGGAGCTATAGTCTTTTCTATACTTGCAATACTTGGGCAAACAATGCTTTAAAGGCGGCTAACCAAAAAGCAAGTTTATGGACGGTTTATGATAAAGGGATTTTTTGTCATTATAAATGATTTTTTGATGTTAAGTCCCTACGGGACAGTTAAAGTGTCGTTTTTTTGAGTTACCAATATTAAATCTCTACGAGATTTTTTGTTAAGGATTTAATATTGTTCATTCAAATCATGGATCTAAAAAGTAGTATTCCGTTAGGAATTACATATCGGTAAATCAAGAATTGAACTCTGGGAAGATATTCCGTTAGGAATAGCATATCGGTAAATCGAGAATTCAGCCCTGAGAAAAATATTCCGTTAGGAATTAAATATTGGTAAAATTATAATGCGTTCCCAGCACAATTATTCCGCTAGGAATTAAATATCATATATGGAAAAAATATAAAATTCTAACAAAATCCAAGAAGTTAAAAATTTTCATTAATGCTTAAATTTGAGTGAATATCAAAAAATAAGCAAATGAAAAATCATAACATCTTTTCAAAAACTTGGTATTTATTAAAAACAACATTTTTAGAATTCAATGATGACAATGCTATCAAGCTCAGTGCAGCGTTATCTTATTATACTATTTTTGCTTTGCCTCCTTTGTTGATTATTATAATTACCATTTGTGGCTTCTTTTTTGGGGAAGAGGCAGTCACGGGGCAGTTATACGGTCAGATAAATCGATTGGTCGGGAATAATGCTGCGGTACAGATTCAGGAGGCAATCAAAAATGTTCAATTATCAGACAGTAATGTTTTTGTAACCGTTTTTGGGGTTGTCATGTTGCTGATTGGGGCATCAGGAGTTTTTGCCGAAATTCAGAGTTCAATCAATTATATTTGGGGACTTCGTGCAAAACCAAATAAAGGATTGAAAAAATTTATTCAAAACAGATTGATGTCATTTTCTATGATAGTTTCAGTTGGATTTTTGATGCTGGTTAGTCTAATAGTCAATGCTACACTCGACGTTTTAAATGCACGTTTAAAACTCTATTTTCCGGACACAACAGTTTACTTTTTTTATGTGGTTAATTTGGTGATTGTTTTTGCTAGTATTACATTGCTTTTTGCTATTATATTCCGAACTTTACCAGACGGAGTTATCAAATGGAAAGATGCTTTTATTGGAGCTTCCTGCACAGCAATTTTATTTATGATAGGTAAATTTGCAATTGGATTGTACTTGGGAAATTCAACTGTTGCAAGCGTTTATGGCGCAGCAGGTTCTGTAATTATAATTTTGGTTTGGGTGTATTATTCGGCCATTATTTTATATTTTGGAGCAGAATTTACTAAAGTCTATGCAAAAGCTTTTGGCGGAAGTATTTCACCAAATGATTATTCTGTAGAAATACAAAAGGAGATTTTTGAAATAGAAAATTAATATTAAACCATATAAGTGATATAAGTTCATTTAAAAAGCTATGTCTTTAAATTAAAGATGTCAAACTTAAATTTTCTTATATTACTTATATGGTTTTAAAAAAATACCACAAATATGAAAATAGTAGCCTTTGGAGGAAGCAACAGTAAGCAATCAATCAACAAACGTTTTGCAACTTATGCATCAAGCTTGTTTGAAAATGTAGATGTCGAAGTTTTAGATTTGAACGATTTTGCAATGCCGGTTTTTAGCGTAGATCTAGAAAAAGAAATTGGTCAGCATGAAGTGGCGCAAGCATTCTTGAATAAACTTAAAGAAGCTGATATTCTAGTGGTTTCAATGGCAGAAAATAACGGAAATTATTCTGTTGCTTTCAAAAATGTTTTCGATTGGAGTTCTAGAATCGAAAAAGACGTTTTCCAACATAAACCAATGTTATTATTGGCAACTTCTCCAGGCGGTAGAGGAGGCGCATCTGTTTTAGGAATTGCGCAGAATCTTTTCCCGCGTTATGGTGCAGAAATTAAAGGAAGTTTCTCATTACCAGCATTTGGCTCGAATTTTGATTTACAAGAAAATAAAATCTCTAATCCTGAATTAGATCAAGAACTGAAAGATATTATTAAATCAAATTTTTAAATGCCACAAAAAAAGATTGCTCTTATTTTCCTTTTATTAAATAGTATTTTCATCAATTTCACTTTTGCTCAAAAGATCAGTGAAGTCGATAAAATAGTTGCAAAATATCCAAAAAGCTTCGATAGCACCGAAAAATTAGCCGACAGAATCGAAAAGGATTTTGATTCGGATTATGATCGTGCGCGTGCTATTTACAGCTGGATTGCCTTCAATATAAGATACGATTATAATGCGTATTTGAATCCGCCGAGAACGCAAGGTTTCAGCTATTCTTCTGAAGCTGAAAAACAGCGAAAAATAAAACAGCTGAATGATAATTTGATTCAGAAAGCTTTTAAATCTAAAAAAGCGGTCTGCGAAGGTTTTACGGCTTTGTATCAGCATTTGGCATCTTTGATGGGAATTAAATGCGAAATCATTCGTGGTGATTCTAAGATTTCAGTAAGAGATATCGGCAGGAAAACTACTTCATCCAATCATGCTTGGAATATGGTTTTGATTGATAAAAAATGGCGTCTTTTGGATGTGACATGGGGGCAAGGCTATTATGACAGCAGTAAAGGAAGAATGGTCAACGATTTTAATCCTGCTTATTTTGATACAGAT from Flavobacterium sp. KACC 22763 includes these protein-coding regions:
- a CDS encoding TonB-dependent receptor — its product is MKKIALLLFLLNSAFLFAQKEVSGLVKDKTGNPLPGVNIVEKGTSNGVSTDFEGSFRIKVKEGATLVFSYVGFTTVEKTASGDKINVTLSENDGQVLNDVVVVGSRNAKRTVVNSAVPIDVINVKDVTTQSGKIEINQLLQYVAPSFNANKQSGSDGADHVDPASLRGMGPDQTLVLINGKRRHQSSLINLFGTRGRGNTGTDLNAIPAASIKRIEILRDGASAQYGSDAIAGVINIVTNDNVDELTGSVTYGVFNTHAKGEFLPGTPNTKGFRLDQNGNGNSYGKDQDFDGGSVRVAANYGTGIGSKGGYVNVTGEFLSKNKTLRPAYDFRKGFGDAEMTGVNLFANLAIPISEKTEFYAFGGSNFRDTDAYAFTRNDGERVVESVYPGGYTPRITSKINDNSIAAGIRTESSGGWKFDLSNTFGKNKFQYDIKGTINASLEEKSPHEFDAGGHSLLQNTTNFDISKNYGDVLKGLNIAFGAEFRVEQFEIFAGEEGSYATYDTNGKPITDPTTQSAPIDPVTGEPRPGGSQGFPGYSPANEVNKDRTNFSLYTDAELDVTEAWMLSGALRFENYSDFGSTLNGKLASRLKLTDHINARGSISTGFRAPSLAQIYYNLRFTNFNASGATEVLLAPNDSPVTRAFGIQKLNEEKAVNASLGFTASFGDFTATVDGYYIQVKDRIVLTGYFDASSLNLGVSEAQFFVNGVDTSTHGLDLVFSWKKNFDFGQFGATLVGNINDMKIDKVKNGTLDEAIFFGKREKAFLLASAPDNKFGLNLTYAKNKFDAGLAFTRFSKVVLVDYADEDDVYNPRLITDLTVGYQFTKSLKLTLGSNNLFNVYPTKQDEQGNTEAGGYWDAVQMGFSGAYYYARLGFNF
- the ychF gene encoding redox-regulated ATPase YchF translates to MKAGIVGLPNVGKSTLFNCLSNAKAQSANFPFCTIEPNIGVVNVPDPRINKLEELVKPERVQMATVDIVDIAGLVKGASKGEGLGNQFLGNIRECNAIIHVLRCFDNDNIVHVDGNVNPIRDKETIDIELQLKDLETIEKRLEKVKRAAKTGNKEAQTEEALLNRIREALLQAKSARTIVPQNNDEEVLMESFQLITAKPVLYVCNVDESSAVNGNKYVDQVRELVKDEEAEVIVLSVGAEADITELESYEERQVFLEDMGLEEPGASVLIRAAYKLLKQQTYFTAGVKEVRAWTINIGATAPQAAGVIHTDFEKGFIRAEVISYDDYVQYGSEAKAKEAGKFRVEGKEYIVKDGDVMHFRFNV
- a CDS encoding TIGR02117 family protein — its product is MLKKSFKILGWMLFGIFSFLALYISSVLIISKITVNSDVAQVEEQNAIPIYILSNGVHTDIVVPIKNEIKDWRSEIQFSQTQSKDSLMNYIAFGWGDKGFYLETPEWSDLKASTAFKAAFGISSSAVHATFFKQLREGEDCKRILVSKENYQNLVNYISNSFSDPIHPQWIEGHSYGKKDAFYEARGSYSLFYTCNTWANNALKAANQKASLWTVYDKGIFCHYK
- a CDS encoding YihY/virulence factor BrkB family protein; its protein translation is MKNHNIFSKTWYLLKTTFLEFNDDNAIKLSAALSYYTIFALPPLLIIIITICGFFFGEEAVTGQLYGQINRLVGNNAAVQIQEAIKNVQLSDSNVFVTVFGVVMLLIGASGVFAEIQSSINYIWGLRAKPNKGLKKFIQNRLMSFSMIVSVGFLMLVSLIVNATLDVLNARLKLYFPDTTVYFFYVVNLVIVFASITLLFAIIFRTLPDGVIKWKDAFIGASCTAILFMIGKFAIGLYLGNSTVASVYGAAGSVIIILVWVYYSAIILYFGAEFTKVYAKAFGGSISPNDYSVEIQKEIFEIEN
- a CDS encoding NADPH-dependent FMN reductase, with protein sequence MKIVAFGGSNSKQSINKRFATYASSLFENVDVEVLDLNDFAMPVFSVDLEKEIGQHEVAQAFLNKLKEADILVVSMAENNGNYSVAFKNVFDWSSRIEKDVFQHKPMLLLATSPGGRGGASVLGIAQNLFPRYGAEIKGSFSLPAFGSNFDLQENKISNPELDQELKDIIKSNF
- a CDS encoding transglutaminase domain-containing protein, whose translation is MPQKKIALIFLLLNSIFINFTFAQKISEVDKIVAKYPKSFDSTEKLADRIEKDFDSDYDRARAIYSWIAFNIRYDYNAYLNPPRTQGFSYSSEAEKQRKIKQLNDNLIQKAFKSKKAVCEGFTALYQHLASLMGIKCEIIRGDSKISVRDIGRKTTSSNHAWNMVLIDKKWRLLDVTWGQGYYDSSKGRMVNDFNPAYFDTDPDYFFAKHFPDSGSYLGNRLSKEDFLNGPLIYNTTIEKDYKIKSPDSGIIEARNGDKITVEIKNLSKSNQVFYLNKYNKAVKVQNPKEKRGGLEFQMGIDNNIGDYITVFVDGNSVVSFKVVSK